CCCCGATGCTATGAGCACCTTGGTTACGCGCTTCACCCTTTCACCTCAGCACTCTTTGCAGGTACTTATGCCCAGGAGTTTATAAATTGCACAGAACCCCGTCAGCCCGGTCACCAGTGCTATAAGTCCAACTATCAGAAGCACGGTCTCGTAGGGCACGTTCATGCCCGCCCAGAGGCCGAGAAGGACAATGCCTATCACTATTCTGAGGATCCTGTCTACGGTCC
This portion of the Thermococcus sp. genome encodes:
- a CDS encoding DUF2892 domain-containing protein — protein: MERNERTVDRILRIVIGIVLLGLWAGMNVPYETVLLIVGLIALVTGLTGFCAIYKLLGISTCKEC